The following proteins are encoded in a genomic region of Corticium candelabrum chromosome 11, ooCorCand1.1, whole genome shotgun sequence:
- the LOC134186434 gene encoding uncharacterized protein LOC134186434, which yields MASKFKPPDRHGDLLQSEAIERWGLMRERTFDTFRVTPKTAFYGFVFGLLVPAGIYSLLTWHKKRQDRLDGKPERKYFF from the exons ATGGCGTCCAAGTTCAAGCCTCCAGATCGACACGGAGACCTCCTT CAATCCGAAGCTATCGAGCGGTGGGGCCTCATGAGGGAACGCACATTCGACACATTCAGAGTGACACCCAAGACTGCATTTTACGGCTTCGTGTTTGGCCTTCTAGTACCAGCAGGAATATACTCTCTACTCACGTGGCACAAG aaGCGACAAGACAGACTAGACGGTAAACCGGAGAGGAAATATTTCTTCTGA
- the LOC134186761 gene encoding splicing factor YJU2-like has product MTERKVLNKYFPPDFDFTKIPKLHLPKDRQYVIRIMAPFSMQCNTCGNYVYKGKKFNARRETVQNDTYLGLRKYRFYIRCPGCISEIVFRTDPETTDYVCEGGATRTFEAQKLADEEDKRLDAEREEEEMSNPMKALESRTKESKREMDILDALEEIKDQNSRFVKVDHEDMLSKNREFEEMLLKKANEEDEAEVQAVFGTDSKYIRRIKDDSDDEERISKKASDPIKKATDLLTSRDNDEEPSAKKAKLEEKTLGSMRTLGVLVKKKVKPELSNGSEQPAVGLKQQGAPASGLSLLGGYEGISSSNSESDSNE; this is encoded by the coding sequence ATGACCGAACGGAAGGTTTTGAACAAGTACTTTCCGCCAGACTTTGACTTTACTAAGATTCCGAAGCTTCACCTTCCTAAAGACCGTCAGTATGTTATTCGTATTATGGCGCCCTTTTCTATGCAGTGCAACACGTGTGGCAACTACGTGTACAAGGGAAAGAAGTTCAACGCTAGAAGGGAGACGGTACAGAACGACACGTATCTGGGACTGCGAAAATATCGTTTCTATATTCGatgtcccggatgtatatCTGAGATTGTGTTCCGAACGGACCCGGAAACGACGGATTATGTGTGTGAAGGAGGAGCAACGAGGACGTTTGAAGCACAAAAACTGGCAGACGAAGAAGACAAACGTCTTGATGCAgagagagaagaagaagaaatgaGCAACCCAATGAAAGCACTTGAGAGTCGAACAAAGGAATCGAAGAGAGAAATGGACATTCTAGACGCTTTAGAAGAGATCAAAGACCAGAACTCACGATTTGTCAAGGTGGACCACGAGGACATGCTCTCAAAAAATCGAGAATTTGAAGAGATGCTCCTGAAGAAAGCAAATGAAGAAGATGAGGCCGAAGTCCAAGCCGTTTTTGGTACAGACTCTAAGTACATTAGAAGGATAAAGGATGATTcagatgatgaagaaagaaTCTCAAAGAAGGCCAGTGATCCTATAAAGAAAGCAACCGATTTGTTGACCAGTAGAGACAACGATGAAGAGCCGTCAGCAAAGAAGGCAAAACTAGAGGAGAAAACGTTGGGATCTATGAGAACGCTGGGAGTTCTGGTGAAGAAAAAGGTCAAACCAGAGTTGAGTAATGGAAGTGAACAGCCTGCAGTTGGGTTGAAGCAGCAGGGAGCTCCAGCTTCAGGGTTGAGTTTACTTGGTGGATACGAAGgcatcagcagcagcaacagtgagaGTGACAGCAACGAGTAA